The DNA window GCCAAGCCTCTGAACGATCTGACTAAAGGCTATAGCCCGAACCGCtgtcaaacaaagaaacaagcCAGCCTGCCAAGTTACGACGCCTAACAGCCCTTCAAGGAACGATGGACAGCTAAATGTCAGCATGCATTAGAAACACTGATTGACCGACTCACGACAGCCCCTGTACTCGGATTTGCCAACCCGAAGAAACCATACATCTTGCACACTGATGCTAGCACCACAGGCCTTGGAGCTGCATTGTATCAAGAACAAGATGGCAAGCTACGTGTTATAGCGTATGCCAGTCGGGGTCTGTCTCCAAGTGAATCCAGATATCCAGCGCATAAACTGGAATTCCTTGCGTTGAAGTGGAGCGTAACTGAAAAATTTAATGATTATTTGTATGGCTCCAAATTCACAGTAATTACGGACAATAATCCCTTGACCTACGTTTTAACATCTGCAAAGCTTGATGCTGCTGGCCACAGGTGGCTCTCTGCCTTATCCACATACGATTTTAAACTTCAGTATCGAGCAGGACGGCAAAATCAGGATGCTGACTCACTCTCCCGAAGACCTCATCACCAACTGTCTGATGCCCACGGTCAGAAAGAGTGGGACATGGTCAAGCAGTTTACCAATGACCATGTTGATACTGGTACTGCTGTTCAGCTCGACCCGGACACTGTGACTGCCATCTGTCATAGCTGTCTGTTGAAGGCTTCACATCCGAAAGACTTTCCAGTGAACTGCATTACGTTAGTAGAGTCACTGAGTGTGTCCACCACAGCCATTCCAGACAGTTACATCGATGAGTCTCATCAAGGGCTGCCAGTGGTACCCTTGATGTCTCCAGCTGACCTTCAAGAGAAACAGAGAGGAGACCCTAGCATACGTGAAGTGATTCACCAACTCGAGACTGGTGTGAAGGTCCCTCCCAGTGTTCGGAATGAGTTGGCGGATATCCCTCTTTTATTGAGAGAGTGGAACAGACTGGAACTCTACGATGACATCCTGTACAGGAAACGGCAGgatggagaacacatttcacttCAGCTAGTACTACCAGAAGAATTGCGACCCATTGTCTTAACTAGTCTTCATGATGATATGGGTCACCTGGGAGTCGAGAGGACCCTCGACTTGGTAAGATCACGGTTCTTCTGGCCACGAATGGCAGCTGATGTGGAGCAAAAGATCAAGACCTGCAATCGCTGCATTCGACGAAAAGCACCCCCCGAGCGAGCTGCACCCCTTGTAAACATCAAAACCAGCCGGCCACTTGAGCTGTTGTGCATGGACTATCTGACACTTGAACCTGATCAAAGCAACACAAAGGACATCTTGGTCCTCACAGATCATTTTACAAAGTACGCCATGGCTATTCCAACTGCCAATCAAAAGGCTAAAACTGTCGCTAAATGTCTGTGGGAGAACTTTATTGTGCATTATGGCATTCCTGAGCGTCTTCACACAGATCAAGGGCCAGACTTTGAGTCCCACCTCATTAAGGAACTCTGTGACATCGCTGGCATTGAGAAAACCCGGACCACGCCATACCATCCTCGTGGAAATCCCGTGGAGAGGTTCAATCGCACGTTGTTGAGCATGCTTGGCACCTTGGAGCCAGAGCAGAAGA is part of the Oryzias melastigma strain HK-1 unplaced genomic scaffold, ASM292280v2 sc03093, whole genome shotgun sequence genome and encodes:
- the LOC112141908 gene encoding uncharacterized protein K02A2.6, whose product is MVKQFTNDHVDTGTAVQLDPDTVTAICHSCLLKASHPKDFPVNCITLVESLSVSTTAIPDSYIDESHQGLPVVPLMSPADLQEKQRGDPSIREVIHQLETGVKVPPSVRNELADIPLLLREWNRLELYDDILYRKRQDGEHISLQLVLPEELRPIVLTSLHDDMGHLGVERTLDLVRSRFFWPRMAADVEQKIKTCNRCIRRKAPPERAAPLVNIKTSRPLELLCMDYLTLEPDQSNTKDILVLTDHFTKYAMAIPTANQKAKTVAKCLWENFIVHYGIPERLHTDQGPDFESHLIKELCDIAGIEKTRTTPYHPRGNPVERFNRTLLSMLGTLEPEQKRRWKEYVKPLVHAYNCTRNEVTGYTPYELMFGRSPRLPVDIAFGLPVRDAPSSSHSQYVQNLRSRLEESYHLASRNAAKSAERNKVRFDRRVRPSVLEEGDRVLVRNVRLRGKHKLEDKWEKDIYIVVKRAGDLPVYTVRPETDSSGRTRTLHRDLLLPCGFLPESKEPDLLPAATVHRPQTRSRKKPVVDTEECLSDEEEWSFLHVPSSQPVKFQVEGAFPVTFTTTNSTVPESTTSPILKLPVGGLPQSSAANDPILFHNEEEEDVSEEPAEEEEEPASHLPEPETAVTPEMRPSREDSDLECPVET